The genomic region CTTCTCAGTTTTGCATCGAATCCCCGGTTTGCATTGGGCACAAGAACGCACCTACCGCTGGATCTCCGCACACCGCTACCTGCTCCGCGGCGTAACCCCGTGGTGCACCGCGCACCCTGAAGATTGCGAACTCGCAATAGAAGGAGCAACCTGCACACGCCCTATCGGTGGGGGAGATGCGCCGAGCTGTTCTGGTTAACTCCAAGCACCGGATAGAGCCGCCCAAAGGTGAAGTTCAGGCGGCATAGGATCAGTTCGTGCGGCGGCCGAGCCGGCGCAACGCGGTGCTTGCGGCACGGCGACCGGCTCTGGTCGCGCCAACGGTAGAGGCACTGGAACCATACCCGACGAGGAGGACACGGGGATCGGCGGGGACCTCCACCTCATTGCGGACCTGGATGCCTCCACCGGGTGCGCGTAGCTGGAGTGGGGCAAGGTGCCGCAGCTCCGAACGGAACCCGGTATTCCAGAAGATCACATCAACGGGCACGTCAGTTTCGTCCTGAAATGGTGCCCAACTCTCCGGTACCTTCAGTTCCGCCTCTCCGTCCGCTGGAGTGGCGGACATACCTGGAAAGTGCACACCGGTTGGGGTAATACGGTCGAACATGCCCCGGCTGACCAGCACCCCGGACTCCACGCCCTCAAGATAGTCAGGCAGCATCGGGATACCGGTTGCTGCCACAACACTCACAGGGCGAAGCCCCGCCTCAGTGCGTTTGCGCACGGCCCGTTCCACATCGAGACCCCACTCGATATTGAAGTCTCGGCTTGTAAACTCTGGTGGTCGGCGTGTCGCCCAAATCGTCTCGGTAACTGGGGCAAGTTGCAATAAGAACTGCACCGCTGAGAGCCCCCCGCCAACCACTACTGTCCGACGTCCCCGGAAATGCTCCACATCAACAAAGTCAGCCGTATGCAACTGTTCCCCATTGAAAGATGAATCGCCAGGTATGCGTGGTATGAAGGGACGGGTCCAAGTACCAGCCGCTGAAATAACCAGTCGTGCACGCACACTGTGTTCTTGTCCAGCATGGTCGTAGTACACGGTCAGCGGGCCATCATCACCGTCCTCAGAACGCACCGCGCTGACCGTGGCTGGTCGGAGGACTGAAAGGCCAAAATGCTGCTCATACCGGCCGTAGTAGTCCGAGACAACGCGGGAGGCAGGCTCATTCGGATCCGCCTCACCCAGTGGTAAACCGGGCAAGTCAGCAACTCGGTGTGCCCGTCCCAGGGTCAATGAATCCCAGCGGTGACGCCAGGCCCCGCCAGGACCGTCGTTCGCGTCAAGCACCAACAACTCGGACCCTACGCTTAGCCCACCAGAGACGAGTTGCCCCGCCGCGGCAAGGCCGGCCTGGCCAGCACCAATAACAACAACATCAATCGTCATGCGTCGACCACTTTTCTGGAGGTGATAGGGATCTGATGTAGACCTTGGTCAGTAACGGAATCGGTGATACACGTCTGGATCAGCTTCGGCTTCTCTCGTACCAAGATTCTCATGGAGAATCAGTCTACCTAGGCCCAGTTATTGCGAACGATTTACGGTTCTGCGTCACGATCCCGATCCAGCCTTCTAACCTACAGCCAATCGTTATAGGTTTAGCCATCGTGCCTGTCACGGATGTTGGCCGTACGTCACATGAGGCACACGGTAAACTGCAGGTCGAACCTCAGGGCGTGCTTTTCATTTGGCGGTAAGACCACAATTTCAAACATGCCCAGTGACGTAATCTTGAGCAGGAGGTCATCATGTCGATGATGGGTGTGGGCGCTGGCATGGGGATGGGCCGTATGCGCCCTGGCAGTCGGCTCATTCGCCAAGGTATGGACCCACGTGATAATCGCCCTGTCTCAATGGCCTTGTGGGGACGTGTTTGGAGAACCTTCGCAAAGCCTTATACCCGGTACCTCATTGCGCTGGTGTCCATCTTGGCAATTGGGAGTGTGCTTACGGTGATTCCACCGCGCATCATCGGCATGATTGTCGATACCCTTTCTGCCAATGGTGGTATAGATGCGACCGCAACGACGCGTATCACATGGCTTGCACTCAGCCTTGTGGGCATTAGCGTGCTGACTGCGGCGTTCAATATCGGCCAGCGGTATGTGAGCGCCTGCATCGGGGAAGGGCTTATCCGTGATCTACGCGTCACGCTTTTTCGGCATATTCAACAAATGCCCATTGCTTTTTTTACCGCCACCCAAACTGGTGCCCTCATCAGTCGGATTAATAGTGATGTCATCGGGGCCCAGAGTGCAGTAACGGGAACCTTTGGGACATTGGTGGCCAATATCGTTCAAGTGGTTGCCGCGATTGGGGTGATGCTGGCGCTCAATTGGAAGCTCACGATGATCGTGCTCGTGATGTTTCCGATCTTTATCGTGCTCGCCAAGATCGTGGGCCGACGTCTCGAGGGTTACACGCGCGATCAAATGGAACTCAATGCCACGATGCAAACGTTCATGACGGAACGTTTTGGTGCAAGTGGGGCATTGTTATCCAAACTCTTTGGCCACCCTGATGATGACGCAAACCAATTTGCGCAAAAAGCCGATCAAGCGCGTGATATTGGGATTAAGCAAGCCATCACTGGTCGTACCTTCTTCGTTGTCCTAACCCTGATGGGCGCTATTGGAACGGCATTGTCCTACCTCATCGGTGGCTATATGGCCATAGCAGGTGCCATGACACCAGGAGAAGTAGTGGCCTTCGGGGTATTAGTCACCCAGGCCTATATGCCATTGGCGGCACTC from Stomatohabitans albus harbors:
- a CDS encoding FAD-dependent oxidoreductase, with product MTIDVVVIGAGQAGLAAAGQLVSGGLSVGSELLVLDANDGPGGAWRHRWDSLTLGRAHRVADLPGLPLGEADPNEPASRVVSDYYGRYEQHFGLSVLRPATVSAVRSEDGDDGPLTVYYDHAGQEHSVRARLVISAAGTWTRPFIPRIPGDSSFNGEQLHTADFVDVEHFRGRRTVVVGGGLSAVQFLLQLAPVTETIWATRRPPEFTSRDFNIEWGLDVERAVRKRTEAGLRPVSVVAATGIPMLPDYLEGVESGVLVSRGMFDRITPTGVHFPGMSATPADGEAELKVPESWAPFQDETDVPVDVIFWNTGFRSELRHLAPLQLRAPGGGIQVRNEVEVPADPRVLLVGYGSSASTVGATRAGRRAASTALRRLGRRTN
- a CDS encoding ABC transporter ATP-binding protein, which gives rise to MSMMGVGAGMGMGRMRPGSRLIRQGMDPRDNRPVSMALWGRVWRTFAKPYTRYLIALVSILAIGSVLTVIPPRIIGMIVDTLSANGGIDATATTRITWLALSLVGISVLTAAFNIGQRYVSACIGEGLIRDLRVTLFRHIQQMPIAFFTATQTGALISRINSDVIGAQSAVTGTFGTLVANIVQVVAAIGVMLALNWKLTMIVLVMFPIFIVLAKIVGRRLEGYTRDQMELNATMQTFMTERFGASGALLSKLFGHPDDDANQFAQKADQARDIGIKQAITGRTFFVVLTLMGAIGTALSYLIGGYMAIAGAMTPGEVVAFGVLVTQAYMPLAALSNAPIEVLTALVSFDRVFDILDLPIQLEAPTDPIPLPNPQGRIQFSNVSFGYPPESKESTLDSWGTITLNQPDHLTLHNISFTAEPGQTVALVGPSGAGKSTILSLVNRLWDVTSGSVTIDGIDVRNLSFSTLRHTVGVVNQDPHLFHDTVRANLLLANPTASEADLRTACEMAHIMDVIDALPYGFDTIVGERGYRLSGGEKQRLAIARVLLADPAIVVLDEATSHLDSANEAAIQHAFTSALAGRTSLVIAHRLSTVTSADIILVIDEGEIIEAGSSDQLLAADGLYARLYHTQFDT